A window of Dromiciops gliroides isolate mDroGli1 chromosome X, mDroGli1.pri, whole genome shotgun sequence contains these coding sequences:
- the LOC122733338 gene encoding CCR4-NOT transcription complex subunit 7-like, with the protein MTSCCLLAPEAPPPPPPPPPPPPPPPPPGAAPLPTMPAAHAEQSPRIREVWACNLDEEMKKMRPVVQQYNYVAMDTEFPGVVARPIGEFRSYADYQYQLLRCNVDWLKIIQLGLTFMNEQGECPPGTCTWQFNFKFNLKEDMYAQDSIELLTMSGIQFQKHEEEGIEAQYFAELLMTSGVVLCEGVKWLSFHSGYDFGYFIKILTNAPLPEEAHDFFEILRLFFPVIYDIKYLMKSCKNLRGGLQEVATQLELERIGSQHQAGSDSLLTGMAFFKMREMFFEDHIDDAKYSGYLYGLGSGATHVHRGFQSSFRTDLHGNFPSSFPGSYQNVQYFHYGREPAWSGDQQAFMSMQEMPPLEGEDQEFYSYEE; encoded by the exons ATGACGAGCTGCTGCCTGTTGGCTCCCGAAGCCCCCccgccgccgcccccgccgccgccgcccccgccgccgccgccgcctccgggCGCCGCGCCTCTGCCCACCATGCCCGCAGCCCATGCCGAGCAGAGCCCGCGGATCCGGGAAGTTTGGGCTTGCAACCTGGACGAGGAGATGAAGAAGATGCGCCCCGTTGTCCAGCAGTACAACTACGTGGCGATGGACACGGAGTTCCCAGGTGTGGTGGCCAGACCCATCGGGGAGTTCCGGAGCTATGCCGACTACCAGTACCAACTCCTGAGGTGCAATGTGGACTGGCTGAAGATCATCCAGCTGGGACTGACGTTCATGAACGAGCAGGGAGAGTGCCCCCCGGGCACCTGCACGTGGCAGTTCAATTTTAAATTCAACTTGAAGGAGGACATGTACGCCCAGGACTCCATCGAGCTCCTCACCATGTCCGGGATCCAGTTCCAGAAGCACGAGGAGGAAGGCATCGAGGCACAGTACTTCGCCGAGCTCCTGATGACATCGGGAGTGGTGCTGTGTGAAGGGGTCAAGTGGCTCTCCTTTCACAGCGGCTACGACTTCGGCTACTTCATCAAGATCCTCACCAACGCGCCCTTGCCCGAAGAAGCTCACGACTTCTTCGAGATCCTGCGACTGTTCTTTCCCGTCATCTATGACATCAAGTACCTCATGAAGAGCTGCAAGAACCTCAGGGGCGGACTGCAGGAAGTGGCCACTCAGCTGGAGCTAGAACGCATAGGCTCCCAGCACCAGGCGGGGTCCGATTCCTTACTCACGGGCATGGCCTTTTtcaaaatgagagaaatgttCTTCGAAGACCACATTGACGACGCCAAGTATTCCGGTTACTTGTACGGCCTTGGATCTGGAGCAACCCACGTCCACAGAGGCTTCCAGAGCAGCTTTCGGACCGACTTGCATGGCAACTTCCCCAGCAGCTTCCCGGGCAGCTACCAGAACGTCCAGTATTTCCACTACGGCAGAGAACCAGCTTGGAGTGGAGACCAGCAAGCATTCATGAG CATGCAAGAGATGCCACCGCTAGAGGGCGAGGACCAAGAATTCTACTCGTATGAAGAGTGA